Sequence from the Pseudomonas sp. LS.1a genome:
GCCAGGCGCTTGCCAATAACCAGAAGCCGCCTGCGATCAGCAGGTTGCTGATAATGTGGAATGGCCCCCAGTGCGGATTGACCTTCCAGCCCATGACAGTTTCGAGCAAATGCCCAGCGTCGTGTGAGAGGAAATCGATGTTTGGGAAGTTACGAGAAAGCCAGGGCATCAACAGGTAGATGGTCAGCGGGAACCCGTACATTTCGGTAAATAGAGCTACCAGGAACGCCGAGAACATGCCAAAAGAGCGCCAATCGCGGCGCGTCTTGGGCCGTGTGAAGCTGAAGGCGAACAACACAAACACTAATGAGTTGATGATGACCAGTGACCAGAGGCCGTAGGCCGGTTCAGTATGGTTCATGGTTGGTGCTCCTCACTTGTCGGGTGTGTTTGCTGTACTCATCGTGTATGCCTTCAACAGCAAACAACAGGCGGGTGCGTTCTGGTTTAACCCGCCAACACCGGTGCTTAGTAATTTGGATCAGCTCCAGTAGATTTACTTTTCATTGGCATTTCCATCATGGACGACTGCTGTTCCATCATTTGCATCATCATGTCCATCATCTCGTTGCCTCCGCCTTCCTTAGCTCCAGACATGCCCATACAACCCATTGCACGATGCTCCTTGCTCATCATGGCCATGCTGTCCTTCATCGCCTTCATGCCCTCTTGCATGGCCGCTTGGCGCTCGGCGGGAGTTTTTGCCGCCGCTGCTTTGTCATGCGCAGCCTGCATTTTCTGCATTTGATCGGTCATGGCTTTGGTGATGGCCGTCGCCGCTGGCGCTGTGCTCTGGGTTGAGTCGCCTGGTGCGTCAACCGGGTGATGTGCATCCTCGGCAGAGGCTATGCACGCGCTGCCAGCCAGGAGGGCAGCCACAACGAATTTGGAATGCGTTTGCATGATGAACTCCAGGGAATGTGAGGGATAAGCAGGAATAGCTGAGTCCCGAAAAATCCGCACTCAACAAGATAGAGCGGCCGGTACCCGGCCACTCTGAAGCAGGGGGGTTAATCGTTGGAACGAACGAAAATCAGGCGGGCTGGGCGGTCCGGCGGCGCGGGGCGTTTCAGTGCAAGAGAGGCGAAGGAGGATTTCTTGTCGGGGTTAAGCCCTGTCACTACTGCCGCAGTCAGCAGCAAGAGGACGGCCCAATGGATGGGGTCTGATGCAGGAGTTTGCAATGCAGGCTTTATTGCCGTGGTGGCTTCCTCACAGCTCTGAAGGCAACCACTGGCGTGGAGAGCATGACCATCCACCACATACTGCTCGGCATGGTGGGGCGCGGCTAAATTGTGATCCGGTTGCACCAAGCACCCTTGGATTGCCATCACGGCCATAGCCAACACCCACACCACGAGGGTGAGATGCAACAGGCTTCGACGGTGACGGCGGAACCAGTACATGGAGCATTCCCTCGACTTATCACGTCGTATTGATTTTCAGTCTAGGCAGGAAGGCAATGAAGCATTTGATAAAAATCAAACTACTCGATGAAGTGATTTTCGAGGTCGAGGCTTGCCTTGAAGCGTCCCTGGTTATTGGCTGAGTTCTGCATTGGCATCGACACCCTGCAGCTGCGCCAAACATGCCTTCCAATTACCTCTTGCACCCACTCGAGCAGGCAACAGCTGGGTAGAGGAGGGTGTTTATTCGCAACTATTTCTCATTTACACTTGCATCTTGTTTTCGGGGCCTACCTCTTTTCAGGATGCATTGTGTCGCTCGATCCCGCCAAACCGACGCTGCTGTCTACATTGGTACGTCACTATGACGACCTGGTGGACCACATTCGCCGACGCTTCGGCGACAGAAGCATGGCGCGCGATGTAGTGCATGACGTGTGCGTGCAGTTGCTTGAGCGCGGTGAGAAAGAAAACGTTCGGACCCCGCTGGCGTTGCTACGAAAAATCTCCAACGACACCGCCGTGAGTCGCTACCGTAGTGATCGCCGCCGAGGCGCCTGGGTAGAGGCAGTTTCCGAGCTTCCGGAGGTAGCCTGCCCGGCAGCCACGCCGATGAGCCAGTACGACAGCGAGCGCGAGTTTCAACTGCTCGTGAGCGCTATCGCAGACCTCCCACCTCGCTGCCAGGCCGTTTTTGTCATGCATAAGGTTCACGAAATTCCCCAGGCAGAGGTAGCCGCTCGCCTCGGTATTTCCATCAAGACAGTCGAAAAGCACCTACGCCTGGGGTTGGCGGCGTGCAGGCAACGGCTTGGCCGCGATGAGGTGCAACCATGACGAAGCAGCCCGAACAGGCGCCACTGGACGAGGCTCTTGGGCGACACCGTGAAGAGCTCAAGCACCTGTTCCCCCTGCCGCCGTCCAGGCCAGCGCCCGCCAAAGCGGTAAAGTCAGCAGGTATCACGCTAGCGGTTGCGATCGCCTTTGGCGCCCTTGCCTGGCTGAACCCCGCCTATAAGAGTGAGGGTTTCGCTACCGCCATTGGTGAGCGGCGCGCTGTGCTGCTGAGCGATGGAAGCAAACTGCTGCTCGACAGTGGTACGCACGTCGATATCAGATGGCGCCTGCTCAGCCGCGAAGTCGACCTGCGCGCTGGGCAGGCCCTCTTCGATGTGTCCTCGGCCGTGTACCGCCCCTTCGTAGTGTCTGCTGGCCTGGCGAAAGTCGAGGTGCTCGGTACGCTGTTCAATGTTCGCCGCCTGGATAACGAGGCGGTGCGTGTGACCCTGGCCCGTGGGCGCGTGGATGTCGCCGTGGCAGCTGCGGCGCAAGCGCCTGTCACCCTCAGGCCAGGGCAACAGGTCGACTCGATTGGCGGGCAACTGATGCCAGTGGCGAAGGTCGACGCCTTGAAGGCGATGGCCTGGAAAGATGATCGCATCGTATTCGAGCAGACGCCGCTGGATGAAGCGGTGTCGTTGCTGCGTCACTATCGCAAGGCATCCATTGAGCTGAGCGACCCAAGCTTGGCTGCACTCAAGGTGACAGGGGTCTTCGAGGCGCACAATGTCGACCTGCTGCTGGATCTGTTACCGAGCATCCTGCCCGTCGCCGTGTTGAAACAAGAGGATGGCAGCGTGCGAATTCAACCTAAATCGACAAGAAAATAATTCTCAAGCGCAGGTAGGGTTTCTCGATTCCCTTGGCGGCTATTGAAAAAAGCCCACCCAGAAAAAGGAACTCGAGAAGTGCATTTTCCCCTCCGCAGTCGCCAACTACGCCTGTCATTGCTTGCCAGTAGCCTGCTCATCGCAATGTCGGCCCAGGGCCGGGAACGGGTGAACGTGGATCTCCCTGCCGCGCCGCTGGGGGAGGCCATCAACGCCCTTGCACAGCAGTCTTCGGTACAGATCATCTTTGCCAGCGATCTCGGTGCAGGCCGAAACGCGCCCGCGGTGAAGGGGCGGTTCACACCTGAGGAGGCACTTCAAACGCTGCTCAAGGACAGTGGCTTGCAAGTACAGGCCAAGGATGAGCGCACCTTCGTCATCATCGCGCAAGGCACCCCTGCACCCAGTCCGGAGACCCAAAGCGTACCCGTGGAAATGGCGCAGATGGAAATCACGGCCTCGCGCACCAGCAGTAGCCTGGTGTCCGCGACGCGGCAGTCCACCGTTCTCGAGCATGAACAACTGCAGGAGCTGCGCCAGGGTTCAGAGAGCCTGGCCACGGTACTGGCCAAGGCGATTCCGGGCATGTCCGACTCCAGCCGCACCATCACCGAGTATGGCCAGACCCTGCGCGGGCGCAGCATGTTGGTCATGGTTGACGGGGTGCCGCTCAATACCAACCGCGACTCTTCGCGCAACCTGGCCAACATCGACCCGGCGCTGATCGAGCGGGTCGAAGTCATCCGTGGCAGCAGCGCCATTTACGGCAGCGGCGCCACGGGGGGCATCATCTCCATCACTACACGACCTGCTGGCGGTGAAAGCCGTGCCGAAACCAGCCTGAGCGCCACCTCGCCACTTACCCGCCTGGGCAGCGATGGCCTGGGGGGCCAGTTCCAGCAGTATTTTGCAGGCTCTCAGGGCGCGGTGGACTACTCGTTCGACTTCGGTACCCGCCACATCGGTGCCTCGTACGATGCGCACGGCGACCGGATCGCTCCGGAGCCCAGTCAAGGCGACCTGTTCGATTCGAACATCTACAACATTGGCGGCAAGCTGGGGCTGCACATCGACGAGAACCAGCGAATCCAGCTTGCCGTCAGCCACTACGATGCGCGCCAGGACACCGACTACGCTACAGACCCAAGCGTCGCGAAACTCCCCGCAGGCTCGGTGCCGGCCAATGCGATCAAGGGCCTGGATCTCGACGAACAGAACCGCATTCGCAACACACTGCTGAATCTGGAGTACGAGAATCTCGACATTCTCGGCAGCCGGCTTTCTGCCCAGATGTACTACCGGGACTACTTCACCCGCTTCACGCCGTTCGACGCCCGGGCCGTTGCCACACGCGGCGGCAACGTGGACCAGATCATGCAGAAAAGCGAAGTGTTCGGCAGCCGCCTGACCCTGCGCACACCACTTGGCGACAGCGGCAGTACCGAGCTGGTTTGGGGTGGCGACTATAACCAGGAGCGCAGCGACATGCCGCTGGATGTCTTCGACCCAGCGGCTTATGACGCCAGTGGCGGCCTGGTCTTCGACAAGACCGGCAAGCTCACCTACATGCCCCCGCTCAAGACCCGAAGCGCCGGTGCGTTCGCGCAGCTTCAGCATCGCTTCGATGAGCACTGGTCGGTCGACGGTGGCCTGCGCTACGAATACTCCACCGCCGAATTCGATGACTTCGTTCCTTTGTCCGAATCCAGGGCTGCCTCCCCTGTGGCGGTGAAGGGTGGCGACATTCACTACGATGCGGTGCTGTCGAACCTTGGCATTGTCTATTCGCCGGTACTCGGCCAGGAAATCTACGCCTCCTTCAGCCAGGGCTTCCAGTTGCCCGACGTGGGCATTCAGTTGCGAAATGCGCGCCGTGGT
This genomic interval carries:
- a CDS encoding FecR family protein — translated: MTKQPEQAPLDEALGRHREELKHLFPLPPSRPAPAKAVKSAGITLAVAIAFGALAWLNPAYKSEGFATAIGERRAVLLSDGSKLLLDSGTHVDIRWRLLSREVDLRAGQALFDVSSAVYRPFVVSAGLAKVEVLGTLFNVRRLDNEAVRVTLARGRVDVAVAAAAQAPVTLRPGQQVDSIGGQLMPVAKVDALKAMAWKDDRIVFEQTPLDEAVSLLRHYRKASIELSDPSLAALKVTGVFEAHNVDLLLDLLPSILPVAVLKQEDGSVRIQPKSTRK
- a CDS encoding TonB-dependent siderophore receptor, with protein sequence MHFPLRSRQLRLSLLASSLLIAMSAQGRERVNVDLPAAPLGEAINALAQQSSVQIIFASDLGAGRNAPAVKGRFTPEEALQTLLKDSGLQVQAKDERTFVIIAQGTPAPSPETQSVPVEMAQMEITASRTSSSLVSATRQSTVLEHEQLQELRQGSESLATVLAKAIPGMSDSSRTITEYGQTLRGRSMLVMVDGVPLNTNRDSSRNLANIDPALIERVEVIRGSSAIYGSGATGGIISITTRPAGGESRAETSLSATSPLTRLGSDGLGGQFQQYFAGSQGAVDYSFDFGTRHIGASYDAHGDRIAPEPSQGDLFDSNIYNIGGKLGLHIDENQRIQLAVSHYDARQDTDYATDPSVAKLPAGSVPANAIKGLDLDEQNRIRNTLLNLEYENLDILGSRLSAQMYYRDYFTRFTPFDARAVATRGGNVDQIMQKSEVFGSRLTLRTPLGDSGSTELVWGGDYNQERSDMPLDVFDPAAYDASGGLVFDKTGKLTYMPPLKTRSAGAFAQLQHRFDEHWSVDGGLRYEYSTAEFDDFVPLSESRAASPVAVKGGDIHYDAVLSNLGIVYSPVLGQEIYASFSQGFQLPDVGIQLRNARRGFDLGASNLEPVKTNNYEIGWRGELGSNTLGTLALFYTTSKLGDVQSFNNGLILTRTKERIYGAEASADWLSDDAVWGAGGSATWMRGREKPDGKGWQDMTGYRVPPLKLTAYVQYKPTLDWSNRLQATFFDAKDYRLDGVDSFGRHQVSTYTTVDLVSQYQITADDKVSVGIQNLFNRDYYPLYSQLLRNNNNTSHLPAPGTVLTASYTHDW
- a CDS encoding RNA polymerase sigma factor, with the translated sequence MSLDPAKPTLLSTLVRHYDDLVDHIRRRFGDRSMARDVVHDVCVQLLERGEKENVRTPLALLRKISNDTAVSRYRSDRRRGAWVEAVSELPEVACPAATPMSQYDSEREFQLLVSAIADLPPRCQAVFVMHKVHEIPQAEVAARLGISIKTVEKHLRLGLAACRQRLGRDEVQP
- a CDS encoding methyltransferase family protein encodes the protein MNHTEPAYGLWSLVIINSLVFVLFAFSFTRPKTRRDWRSFGMFSAFLVALFTEMYGFPLTIYLLMPWLSRNFPNIDFLSHDAGHLLETVMGWKVNPHWGPFHIISNLLIAGGFWLLASAWRVLYKAQSTDQLALDGPYARIRHPQYVGFVLIMFGFLLQWPTLITFIMFPILLLVYAKLAKQEEQEMLAHFGDAYRNYCEHTPAFLPWSSPRSPNTPAGAPPNSGRQS